One region of Exiguobacterium acetylicum genomic DNA includes:
- a CDS encoding polysaccharide biosynthesis protein, translating to MQHSPLTPYRRQLKIGLLRLIDAGIIALATVVTFYFFNPLHLTVNFELQDALEIALIQWIALTFVAHWMRFYQIIWRYASLRDLAVLLVVVLASSFVLLGLEYALFDFAVERAIFLQTGLVLNGILFVRLLIRGRSLRLVPDNKTLGKRTLIIGAGASGQMITKELKQKKSHILNVVGLLDDSLELRGMRIHGVPVIGAIDQLECIIEEQKIEAVVLAIPSLPYPQRVELLNRIKQTQVEAHTLPMLVELASGKVSIKQIREVSIADLLGREPVELDITEIERSVHGATVLVTGAGGSIGSEICRQLIRFRPERLILLGHGENSIYLIRRELECLSRDIQFESVIADVQDSDRMLEVMRRFEPDLVYHAAAHKHVPLMEDNPSEAVKNNIYGTRNVARAAEAAGVKRFVMISTDKAVNPTSVMGATKRIAEMVIQQMARNSETTFAVVRFGNVLGSRGSVIPLFKEQIAKGGPITITDPRMTRYFMTIPEASRLVIQASVLAKGGEVFVLDMGEPVHITTLAKNLIHLSGFTEEQIPIVYSGIRKGEKLYEELLARDEVHDELVFDKILVGKTRPFGSVDPYLREIAQALGQDEVLRQYLLDVTNETDADPVAPTMRIARK from the coding sequence ATGCAGCATTCCCCGCTCACCCCGTACCGTCGGCAGTTGAAAATCGGACTCCTTCGCCTGATCGACGCCGGAATCATCGCACTCGCGACTGTCGTTACGTTCTACTTCTTTAATCCGCTCCATCTCACCGTCAACTTCGAGTTGCAGGACGCACTCGAGATCGCTCTCATTCAGTGGATCGCCCTCACGTTCGTTGCACACTGGATGCGCTTCTATCAAATCATCTGGCGTTACGCGAGTCTTCGTGATCTCGCCGTTCTCCTCGTCGTCGTCCTCGCCAGCAGCTTCGTCTTACTTGGTCTTGAATACGCGTTATTCGACTTCGCGGTCGAACGAGCGATCTTCTTACAGACCGGACTCGTCTTGAACGGTATCTTATTCGTTCGATTGTTGATTCGTGGACGTAGCTTAAGACTCGTTCCTGACAATAAGACGCTCGGCAAACGAACGCTGATCATCGGTGCCGGTGCCTCCGGTCAGATGATCACAAAAGAACTGAAGCAAAAGAAATCGCATATCTTAAACGTCGTCGGATTACTTGATGATTCGCTCGAACTACGCGGGATGCGGATTCACGGTGTTCCCGTCATCGGAGCAATCGACCAACTCGAATGCATCATCGAAGAACAAAAAATTGAAGCAGTCGTCCTCGCAATCCCATCGTTACCGTATCCACAGCGAGTTGAATTGCTGAACCGGATCAAACAAACACAAGTCGAAGCGCATACGTTACCGATGCTCGTCGAACTGGCATCCGGAAAGGTCTCAATTAAACAGATCCGTGAAGTCTCGATCGCTGACTTACTCGGTCGGGAACCGGTCGAACTCGATATTACGGAAATCGAACGAAGCGTTCATGGCGCGACCGTCCTCGTCACCGGTGCCGGTGGTTCGATCGGTTCCGAAATTTGCCGGCAACTGATTCGCTTCCGTCCTGAACGGCTCATCCTTCTCGGACACGGCGAAAACAGCATCTACCTGATCCGCCGGGAGCTCGAATGTCTCAGCCGGGACATCCAGTTCGAATCCGTCATCGCCGATGTGCAGGACAGTGACCGGATGCTTGAAGTCATGCGACGCTTCGAACCGGATCTCGTCTATCATGCGGCAGCTCACAAGCACGTGCCACTGATGGAGGATAACCCGAGCGAAGCCGTCAAGAACAACATCTACGGCACACGCAACGTCGCTCGAGCGGCGGAAGCAGCTGGTGTCAAACGCTTCGTCATGATTTCGACCGATAAGGCCGTCAACCCGACGAGTGTGATGGGGGCGACGAAACGAATCGCCGAGATGGTCATCCAGCAGATGGCGCGTAACAGCGAGACGACGTTCGCCGTCGTCCGGTTCGGAAACGTCCTCGGGAGCCGTGGTTCCGTCATTCCACTGTTCAAGGAACAAATCGCCAAAGGCGGACCGATCACGATCACCGATCCCCGGATGACACGCTACTTCATGACGATCCCGGAAGCGAGTCGGCTCGTCATTCAAGCGAGTGTCCTCGCGAAAGGTGGCGAAGTGTTCGTCCTCGATATGGGGGAACCAGTCCACATCACGACACTGGCGAAGAACTTGATTCACTTGAGTGGCTTCACGGAAGAGCAGATTCCGATCGTCTACAGCGGCATTCGAAAAGGCGAGAAACTCTACGAGGAACTGCTCGCTCGCGATGAAGTGCATGACGAACTCGTCTTTGACAAGATCCTTGTCGGGAAGACCCGACCTTTTGGATCTGTCGACCCGTACTTGCGGGAAATCGCTCAAGCGCTCGGTCAGGACGAGGTACTCCGCCAGTATTTGTTAGACGTCACGAATGAAACCGATGCCGACCCGGTCGCACCGACGATGCGGATCGCACGCAAATAG
- a CDS encoding YveK family protein, which produces MHQRKTFGDHLTTLRRGWWLLALFMILFAGAGYALSTYVIPKTYEATAYILVVPQANAETTSTPTLVSTYQDILRSPEVVDQVAQKMDVTDKRLFDLTDRLTVSSNLDSQVIALSVTDRSAEQAAIQANTMTEVFQDYLPQLINTSKTEVFSSARIPTNPVSPNILMNTGIGGVLGLMLGLLIVYSRSLNKKEATRESTDNYPKAIPRSHS; this is translated from the coding sequence ATGCATCAAAGAAAAACCTTCGGAGATCATTTGACGACACTCCGACGCGGCTGGTGGTTACTCGCACTCTTCATGATTCTCTTTGCGGGAGCCGGATATGCGCTTAGCACGTATGTCATCCCGAAGACATACGAGGCGACGGCCTACATCCTCGTCGTTCCTCAAGCGAACGCAGAGACGACATCGACGCCGACACTCGTCAGTACCTATCAAGATATCCTACGAAGCCCAGAGGTCGTCGATCAGGTCGCCCAAAAAATGGACGTCACCGACAAGCGATTATTCGATTTGACGGATCGTCTGACGGTCTCGAGCAATCTGGATTCGCAAGTCATCGCCTTATCCGTCACGGATCGTTCGGCGGAGCAGGCAGCCATCCAGGCGAATACGATGACGGAAGTCTTCCAGGATTATCTTCCACAACTGATCAACACGAGTAAGACTGAAGTGTTCTCGAGTGCACGGATTCCAACGAATCCCGTATCACCGAACATTCTGATGAATACAGGAATCGGTGGTGTCCTTGGTCTGATGCTCGGACTCCTGATCGTCTATTCTCGCTCGCTAAACAAAAAGGAAGCGACACGTGAATCCACTGATAATTATCCGAAAGCGATTCCCCGCAGTCATTCATAA
- a CDS encoding O-antigen ligase family protein: MLKSANIPTSFALSILVVWIMLDAWIRPLSFTDEVLPKQWSLWLLPVYIVLFSVCWLILRPFYRANRATGHQIALIFLIYLTFHIVFFFFNTNTDHILASLYLISTWLFVGIVSSLSCTSIEQWQRLLCHFLYGQAVFLASYALIVSFGSEYVPVENLQWLRIGPLSFPQLYVGEQGSFLRLAGLMNNPNTFAAWLVPGGLFAWFYLLRQFPRRQSFLHAVLLLLIIIALLRSGSQTGIYSFLLLALLTSIRMVPGTRRLQVTACYVMGSLILLAVFAFQGLLPRLLSLNGRSTLWQAGWRASADSLWFGHGIGSAPRGLQEQLNEQVLYTFHSTPITYLYEFGLIGCLLYGVVFLYLFYRLFRIQTTDLAFLTLLLASWLGLLQFTESILVRPSGFYFIWLSLLAYTSLRRLPPHDSTHT, translated from the coding sequence ATGTTAAAATCAGCCAATATACCCACATCGTTTGCCTTATCCATCCTAGTCGTTTGGATTATGCTCGATGCTTGGATTCGTCCCTTATCCTTCACGGACGAAGTGTTGCCGAAACAGTGGTCTCTTTGGTTGCTTCCGGTCTACATCGTTCTGTTCAGTGTCTGTTGGCTCATCTTACGACCGTTCTATCGCGCCAACCGAGCGACTGGGCATCAAATTGCACTCATTTTTCTGATTTATCTGACATTTCATATCGTTTTTTTCTTCTTTAACACGAATACAGATCATATTCTTGCTTCGCTTTACCTCATCTCGACTTGGCTGTTCGTTGGCATCGTCTCTTCGCTCTCGTGTACATCGATCGAACAATGGCAACGACTGTTGTGTCACTTTCTTTATGGACAAGCCGTCTTTCTCGCTTCCTATGCCCTCATCGTCTCCTTTGGTTCAGAGTATGTCCCGGTCGAAAACCTGCAATGGCTTCGAATCGGTCCTTTGTCGTTTCCTCAACTGTACGTCGGGGAACAAGGCTCGTTCCTTCGCCTCGCTGGTCTGATGAATAATCCGAATACGTTTGCAGCGTGGCTTGTTCCAGGCGGACTGTTTGCTTGGTTCTATCTGCTCAGACAGTTCCCGCGTCGGCAAAGCTTTCTGCACGCCGTACTCCTCCTTCTCATCATCATCGCGTTACTCAGAAGCGGTTCGCAGACAGGTATCTATTCTTTTCTCCTCCTTGCTCTGCTGACGAGTATTCGAATGGTTCCGGGAACGAGACGGTTGCAGGTGACAGCATGTTACGTCATGGGTAGCTTGATCCTCCTAGCCGTCTTTGCATTTCAAGGACTGCTTCCCCGTTTGCTCAGTCTCAACGGACGATCTACGCTTTGGCAGGCAGGATGGCGTGCTTCCGCTGATTCACTTTGGTTCGGGCACGGAATCGGAAGTGCTCCACGCGGACTGCAGGAGCAACTGAATGAACAAGTTCTTTATACGTTCCACAGCACACCGATTACCTATCTCTATGAATTCGGACTGATCGGTTGTTTGCTGTACGGTGTAGTCTTTCTGTATCTGTTCTATCGACTGTTTCGGATTCAGACGACGGATCTCGCGTTTCTCACCCTGTTGCTTGCTAGCTGGCTCGGACTACTTCAATTCACGGAAAGCATTCTCGTCAGACCGAGTGGATTTTATTTCATTTGGCTTAGCCTTCTCGCTTATACGTCGCTTCGTCGACTTCCACCTCACGACAGTACCCACACCTAG
- a CDS encoding homing endonuclease associated repeat-containing protein: MKKWTEQQVIDSLIEASIEYPALDAKTYARWSVGKDIPSITTIINVFGSWREALQAAGLSSIRPYFSDEEILAFIKEASTRLHPFHSNSYREWAKAKHGPSLTLINLRFGSWSRALEEAQIEMTRSISMTEERIITALLEASDVLPRLTTQTYAIWAQENGHPTVATIARKYGSWADALACLDIAPPRRKWVEEDVLEALRQAQEELPSLSIIHYRKWAEGRSVPSTSTINALFGSWTSAVQCLKRARVSLS, translated from the coding sequence ATGAAGAAATGGACAGAACAACAAGTCATCGATAGCCTAATCGAAGCTAGTATCGAATATCCCGCTCTCGACGCAAAGACGTATGCGCGCTGGTCGGTCGGAAAAGACATTCCATCGATCACGACGATCATCAATGTATTTGGCTCTTGGCGTGAAGCACTCCAAGCGGCTGGTCTCTCATCAATCCGTCCGTACTTTTCAGATGAAGAGATTCTTGCTTTCATCAAGGAAGCATCGACACGCTTACACCCGTTCCATAGCAACAGCTACCGGGAATGGGCAAAAGCGAAACATGGACCATCCTTGACATTGATCAACTTACGCTTCGGTTCTTGGTCACGCGCACTGGAAGAAGCACAAATCGAGATGACACGTTCCATCTCGATGACCGAAGAACGGATCATCACAGCCTTACTCGAAGCTTCTGATGTCCTCCCCCGTCTGACGACACAGACGTATGCGATTTGGGCACAGGAAAATGGTCATCCGACAGTCGCGACGATTGCCCGTAAATACGGTTCATGGGCAGATGCCCTCGCTTGCCTCGACATCGCACCGCCTCGCCGGAAATGGGTCGAAGAAGATGTCCTTGAAGCACTGCGGCAGGCACAAGAAGAATTACCTTCCCTCAGTATCATTCATTACCGGAAATGGGCAGAAGGTCGTTCGGTTCCGAGTACCTCGACGATCAACGCTCTCTTCGGTAGCTGGACCTCCGCCGTGCAATGCCTCAAGCGTGCACGCGTCTCTCTTTCTTGA
- a CDS encoding ATP-grasp domain-containing protein, translating into MKTSHLLMTSVGRRTKLVEYFVREMPDGHVSTADCSPLAPGLYMTERHHLVPRIDAPDYIDHLLELCQREQVTALLSLIDPELELLAAATERFEAIGVTVLVSPMDACRLCFDKYAMYTYCVAEGIAHARTYVTLEAFRNALAQGEVQFPVFVKPRNGSASLHVQAVSSLEVVEGLFATYPDLLIQEYLRGQELGVDVYVDWLTHEVTDIFIKEKLVMRAGETDKSRSVKRDDVFEMVEQVLHGTGLVGPLDFDLFDVDGTLYLSEINPRFGGGYPHAYECGVNFPKAIRNNLQRRRNPRRIGAYAEDIYLLKHDTVTLLPASLLEQIKKP; encoded by the coding sequence ATGAAGACTTCCCATTTGTTGATGACGAGCGTTGGTCGCCGGACAAAGCTGGTCGAGTATTTCGTCCGTGAGATGCCGGACGGTCACGTCAGTACCGCGGACTGTAGTCCACTCGCACCGGGTCTCTATATGACAGAACGTCACCATCTCGTCCCCCGCATCGATGCACCGGATTATATCGATCACTTACTGGAATTGTGTCAGCGCGAACAGGTGACGGCGCTCTTGTCATTGATTGATCCTGAACTGGAATTGCTGGCAGCGGCGACGGAACGGTTTGAAGCCATCGGTGTCACAGTCCTTGTCTCACCGATGGATGCTTGTCGTCTCTGTTTCGACAAGTACGCGATGTATACGTATTGTGTCGCGGAAGGAATCGCGCATGCGCGGACATACGTGACGCTTGAGGCTTTCCGAAATGCACTTGCGCAAGGAGAGGTCCAGTTTCCGGTCTTCGTCAAACCACGCAATGGGAGTGCCAGTCTCCATGTCCAGGCAGTTTCTTCACTTGAGGTCGTCGAAGGATTATTCGCTACCTATCCCGATTTATTGATTCAAGAATACTTAAGAGGACAAGAGCTCGGTGTCGATGTCTATGTCGACTGGTTGACGCATGAAGTGACCGATATCTTCATCAAGGAGAAACTCGTCATGCGTGCAGGGGAAACGGATAAGAGTCGCTCCGTTAAACGCGACGATGTCTTTGAAATGGTCGAGCAGGTCTTACATGGAACCGGTCTCGTCGGACCGCTTGATTTCGACCTGTTCGATGTTGACGGAACGCTCTACCTATCGGAAATCAATCCGCGATTCGGTGGGGGATATCCACATGCTTATGAATGCGGCGTCAATTTTCCGAAAGCGATCCGAAACAATTTGCAGAGACGACGTAATCCCCGACGCATCGGGGCATATGCGGAAGACATCTATTTATTGAAGCACGACACGGTGACGCTGTTGCCTGCATCTCTGCTTGAGCAAATCAAAAAACCATAA
- a CDS encoding VanZ family protein, which translates to MKKITWSGYVVLAVLLILFISSSMPYQAQSIKPGLSRFIPLGFVDHLRFISFSYHGEVSVAALGRSGFIEFFIRKAAHVSTFLVLGIGLIDLTRRRLTPGLAVLFAYSLAITVAVFDEFHQILTGDRTGLIQDVLLDGTGALIGIGCYVLIYRKKVRRQAGSLSFEHEKNRHHF; encoded by the coding sequence ATGAAAAAAATCACGTGGTCCGGCTACGTCGTCCTTGCCGTTCTATTGATCCTCTTCATCTCAAGTTCGATGCCGTATCAAGCGCAATCCATCAAACCAGGATTATCCCGATTCATTCCGTTAGGATTCGTCGATCATCTGCGTTTCATCTCCTTTTCCTATCATGGAGAAGTCAGTGTCGCCGCCCTTGGACGAAGTGGCTTCATTGAATTTTTCATCCGAAAAGCAGCCCATGTCTCGACATTTCTCGTATTAGGGATCGGATTGATCGATTTAACACGTCGTCGTCTGACACCAGGACTTGCCGTCTTGTTCGCCTATTCGTTAGCGATCACGGTCGCTGTTTTTGATGAATTCCATCAGATTTTGACAGGGGACCGGACTGGACTCATCCAAGATGTCTTACTCGATGGAACGGGTGCCTTGATTGGAATTGGATGTTATGTACTCATCTATAGGAAAAAAGTCCGACGCCAAGCAGGAAGTCTTTCCTTCGAGCACGAAAAGAACAGGCATCACTTTTAA
- a CDS encoding helix-turn-helix domain-containing protein, translating into MNRALGKKIMQLRKQHKYTQKFLAERCGESATDISAYERGQRMPSPQVLERLALALDTTVIDLIDPKYVQHPSLNEFMQQALEPSQPLDLKLILEDLLVHLSLSKEIYFDGRLVSADVRDEMATSIDQALKRGLSSIEA; encoded by the coding sequence ATGAATCGTGCACTAGGTAAAAAAATCATGCAACTGCGCAAACAACACAAGTATACTCAAAAGTTTTTAGCTGAACGATGTGGTGAATCAGCAACGGACATCTCCGCTTACGAACGTGGTCAGCGCATGCCCTCTCCTCAAGTCCTGGAACGATTGGCTCTTGCTTTAGACACGACGGTCATTGATCTCATCGATCCGAAGTATGTACAGCATCCTTCGTTGAATGAATTCATGCAACAAGCGCTTGAACCCTCGCAACCGCTTGATCTGAAGCTCATTCTCGAGGACTTACTCGTTCACCTCAGTCTATCAAAGGAAATCTATTTCGATGGTCGCCTCGTCTCAGCGGACGTCCGAGATGAGATGGCGACGTCCATTGATCAGGCACTAAAACGAGGGCTTTCCTCCATCGAGGCGTAA
- a CDS encoding helix-turn-helix domain-containing protein — translation MDQFMSPQIGLALRRLRKKHNLTQKDLANGICSQAEISKIESGTHSPTVELLYALSKRLQVPITMFLNEKSSLESLRIVDDKLLTKFQNSEYSEIQAVSKKQLNSLDPNSELATLYSYYMHLSSFRIGNIDYRTCIIELQRLAEKCVQYFYSPKMIFRIKSAIATIYYEKNHFNYGLKVYEELLTFSYDTDEILVEKIRLLYNLSKVLVELKQNERALKHIDDGIYLSIRFKDMSLLGQLYYQKAYLMEYVSPESQEVTDSFVKAYTIFDILGMTEYKNLVIKFHKTHLSHSSLV, via the coding sequence ATGGATCAATTCATGTCACCGCAAATCGGCTTAGCATTACGCCGACTGCGGAAGAAACATAATCTGACACAAAAGGATTTAGCGAACGGAATTTGCAGTCAAGCAGAGATCAGTAAGATCGAGAGTGGCACACATTCACCGACAGTCGAACTATTGTATGCTTTATCAAAGCGATTACAAGTACCCATAACAATGTTTCTTAATGAGAAAAGTTCATTAGAATCATTACGAATCGTTGATGACAAACTTTTAACAAAATTTCAAAACAGCGAATACTCTGAAATTCAGGCTGTATCTAAAAAACAATTAAATTCCTTAGATCCTAACAGTGAACTAGCGACACTTTACTCTTATTACATGCATCTAAGTTCATTTAGAATAGGTAATATCGATTACCGTACCTGTATTATCGAACTACAACGTTTGGCAGAGAAATGTGTCCAGTACTTTTATTCACCTAAAATGATTTTCCGCATAAAATCCGCTATTGCTACGATTTATTATGAAAAAAATCATTTTAACTATGGTTTAAAGGTCTATGAAGAGTTACTCACATTTAGTTACGATACAGACGAGATATTAGTAGAAAAAATTCGTTTATTATACAATTTATCGAAAGTACTAGTAGAACTTAAACAAAATGAGAGGGCTCTAAAACATATCGATGATGGTATCTATCTCAGTATACGCTTCAAGGATATGTCATTACTCGGACAGCTTTATTATCAGAAAGCATATTTAATGGAATATGTTTCTCCTGAATCACAAGAAGTTACAGATTCATTCGTCAAGGCATATACTATATTCGATATTTTGGGAATGACTGAGTATAAAAATTTAGTAATTAAATTCCATAAAACGCATCTTTCTCATTCTAGTTTAGTTTAG
- a CDS encoding TIGR00730 family Rossman fold protein: MNRLAVFCGSKDGASPVFREEAGTLGQALAARGIGLVYGGSRVGTMGAVADATLAAQGQAIGVLPHFLQEKELAHPGLTELHLVHSMHERKAKMSELADGFIILPGGPGTMEEFFEVFTWAQLGLHEKPCGVLNIDGYYDPLIALFDTMERQGFLIPEHRAMLIVESDSDRLLERFATYEAPHVKTYMDRSQT; encoded by the coding sequence ATGAATAGACTTGCTGTATTTTGTGGTTCCAAAGATGGTGCTAGCCCAGTCTTTCGCGAGGAAGCGGGTACGCTTGGTCAAGCGCTCGCCGCGCGCGGCATCGGACTCGTATACGGCGGTTCCCGTGTTGGAACGATGGGGGCTGTCGCGGACGCAACGCTTGCTGCTCAAGGTCAGGCAATCGGTGTCTTGCCTCATTTTCTACAAGAAAAGGAACTTGCCCACCCTGGACTGACTGAACTGCATCTCGTTCACTCGATGCATGAACGAAAAGCGAAGATGTCAGAACTCGCTGACGGCTTCATCATTCTTCCAGGTGGTCCCGGTACGATGGAGGAATTTTTTGAAGTCTTCACGTGGGCGCAACTCGGTCTACACGAAAAGCCGTGTGGTGTACTCAATATCGACGGATACTATGATCCCTTGATCGCCCTATTTGACACGATGGAACGTCAAGGATTCCTGATTCCGGAACATCGTGCGATGCTGATCGTCGAGTCAGATTCTGATCGTCTTCTTGAACGTTTCGCGACGTATGAAGCGCCACACGTCAAAACCTATATGGATCGCTCACAAACTTGA
- a CDS encoding ABC transporter ATP-binding protein: protein MSMIKLDHVTKRFDMVTTTKEKFKLLFKNQSKSVKTFTALRDVSLEIGSGEVVGLVGINGSGKSTLSNLISGIIYANEGDVAINGEVAIIAVSQGLKNVLTGRENIRLKCLMLGMDDAEIERRMPGIIDFADIGDFIDQPIKKYSSGMKSRLGFAIAVNVDADILIVDEALSVGDQTFYNRCIDKMNEFKEEGKTIIFVSHSLSQIKSFCERVVWLEYGQVRLDGTTKDVLPEYKKFLAEYKKWSKEEQHQYRRDRLKEQAANARSGKENADSADTVKHPGWILSGLGLIVLAAGSLMVIDETPSLTNLSDAILKFF, encoded by the coding sequence ATGTCTATGATTAAACTCGACCATGTCACGAAACGCTTCGACATGGTCACGACTACGAAAGAAAAATTCAAGCTCTTGTTCAAGAATCAAAGCAAGAGCGTTAAAACATTTACTGCACTACGCGATGTCTCGCTCGAGATTGGATCGGGAGAAGTCGTCGGACTCGTCGGTATCAATGGATCGGGTAAATCGACGTTATCGAACTTGATCTCAGGCATCATCTATGCAAATGAAGGAGACGTCGCGATCAATGGTGAAGTTGCGATCATCGCCGTCTCACAAGGATTAAAGAACGTCCTGACAGGTCGTGAGAACATTCGCTTGAAGTGTCTCATGCTCGGGATGGACGATGCGGAAATCGAACGTCGGATGCCCGGCATCATCGATTTCGCTGATATCGGTGACTTTATTGATCAGCCGATCAAGAAGTACTCGAGTGGGATGAAGTCGCGTCTCGGCTTCGCGATCGCGGTCAATGTCGACGCTGACATCCTGATCGTCGATGAAGCGTTATCGGTCGGGGACCAAACCTTCTATAACCGCTGTATCGATAAGATGAACGAATTCAAGGAAGAAGGCAAGACAATCATCTTCGTCAGTCACTCGCTCTCGCAAATCAAGAGCTTCTGTGAGCGGGTCGTCTGGCTCGAGTACGGTCAAGTCCGCCTCGACGGAACGACGAAGGATGTCTTGCCGGAGTATAAGAAGTTCCTCGCTGAATATAAGAAGTGGTCGAAAGAGGAACAACATCAATACCGTCGCGATCGCTTGAAAGAACAAGCAGCAAATGCGCGGTCGGGTAAAGAGAACGCGGATTCAGCGGACACGGTCAAGCATCCAGGTTGGATTTTGTCGGGTCTTGGTCTCATCGTCCTCGCAGCAGGCAGTTTGATGGTCATTGACGAGACACCGTCTTTGACGAACCTCAGCGACGCGATCTTGAAGTTCTTTTAA
- a CDS encoding ABC transporter permease encodes MRSIIREQVENFPLIRRLARYEIKSAHAEQRLGLLWELLNPGLQIFIYWFVFGVGLKGNKNVDGDIPFIVWLLCGIVVWFFINDALLRGSNSINSRLAMVTKMRFPMSAIPSYVILSRMYQHFAMLLIVFIVIIANGIPITWKLLQLPYYMIATYIFVYAFSLCFSTLITLVKDIQLFLQSMMRMLFYMTPILWNIERFPDFLHGVLRLNPVFYLVEGYRASLLGGHWVWQEWPTGLYFWSVTLLLFTAGTFLHIKFRKSFTELV; translated from the coding sequence ATGAGAAGTATCATCCGGGAACAGGTGGAAAATTTCCCCTTGATTCGCCGGTTGGCGCGATATGAAATCAAATCAGCGCATGCAGAGCAACGCCTTGGCCTTTTATGGGAGCTCCTCAATCCGGGTCTCCAAATCTTCATCTATTGGTTCGTCTTTGGGGTCGGTCTTAAAGGAAATAAGAACGTGGATGGCGACATTCCATTCATCGTTTGGCTCCTTTGCGGGATTGTCGTCTGGTTCTTCATCAATGACGCATTACTTCGCGGCTCGAACTCAATCAACAGTCGTCTCGCAATGGTGACGAAGATGCGTTTCCCGATGAGTGCGATTCCATCGTATGTCATCCTATCGCGGATGTATCAACATTTTGCGATGCTCTTGATCGTCTTCATCGTCATTATCGCAAACGGTATCCCAATCACATGGAAGTTACTCCAGTTGCCGTATTATATGATCGCGACGTACATTTTCGTCTATGCGTTCTCACTTTGTTTTTCAACACTCATCACACTCGTCAAGGACATCCAGCTCTTCTTGCAATCGATGATGCGGATGCTCTTTTATATGACACCGATCCTCTGGAACATTGAACGGTTCCCGGACTTCTTACACGGCGTCCTTCGTTTGAACCCGGTCTTTTATCTCGTCGAGGGATATAGAGCAAGCTTGCTCGGAGGGCATTGGGTCTGGCAGGAGTGGCCGACCGGTCTGTATTTCTGGAGTGTGACACTCCTGTTGTTCACAGCGGGAACATTCTTGCACATCAAGTTCCGTAAATCATTCACTGAGCTCGTCTAA